A stretch of the Neisseria sp. DTU_2020_1000833_1_SI_GRL_NUU_006 genome encodes the following:
- a CDS encoding ABC transporter substrate-binding protein, whose translation MKPICRILTAALFSLAVQGVCAEMKTLTDVRGREVRVDVPAKRVVLGFYYPDYIAVSGVDKFDNVVGISREFWEKFNSGSWSLYRAKIPSLQNIGDIGNVNAGTFSFEKTLAMKPDVVVLADWQYDALKEEMPRFEKAGIPVVVVDFNAQTVERHTASAKLFGEIAGTPERAGQIAGEYAQGMADIQKRVAEAGKPKPKIYIEFGDKGPAEHSFTFGKNMWGAIADTVGGDNIAAAFIKDWGAINPEQFLAAKPDVVIISGTEAGLKQPAAMAMGIGIEAAEAQKRLQGFIRRAGWAEIPAVRNGRVFGIYHTASRSLSDLASAQFIAKALYPEAFADVNPEETYREFHRKYLPVEPQGTFFIRLGCDGLEDCNKQAAADTVAASAETVAEPSLWQRIKNWFAALFA comes from the coding sequence ATGAAACCTATTTGCCGTATTTTAACCGCCGCCTTGTTCAGTCTTGCCGTGCAGGGTGTTTGTGCCGAAATGAAAACGCTTACCGACGTACGCGGGCGCGAAGTGCGGGTCGATGTGCCTGCCAAACGTGTGGTGCTGGGCTTTTATTATCCTGATTATATTGCCGTATCCGGTGTCGATAAATTTGACAATGTGGTCGGTATTTCGCGCGAATTTTGGGAGAAATTCAACTCCGGCAGTTGGTCGCTCTACCGCGCCAAAATCCCTTCGCTGCAAAACATCGGCGACATCGGCAATGTGAACGCCGGTACATTTTCGTTTGAGAAAACCTTGGCAATGAAACCCGATGTGGTGGTGTTGGCGGATTGGCAGTATGACGCGTTGAAAGAAGAAATGCCGCGTTTCGAAAAAGCCGGCATTCCGGTGGTTGTGGTCGATTTCAATGCGCAAACGGTCGAACGCCATACCGCCAGTGCCAAACTTTTCGGCGAAATCGCCGGTACGCCGGAGCGTGCAGGGCAGATTGCCGGCGAATACGCCCAAGGCATGGCCGACATTCAAAAACGCGTGGCCGAAGCGGGCAAGCCCAAGCCGAAAATCTATATCGAGTTCGGAGACAAGGGTCCTGCCGAACATAGCTTTACTTTCGGCAAAAATATGTGGGGTGCGATTGCCGATACAGTGGGCGGCGACAATATTGCCGCAGCCTTCATCAAAGACTGGGGGGCGATTAATCCCGAGCAGTTTCTTGCCGCCAAGCCCGACGTTGTGATTATTTCCGGCACCGAAGCCGGACTGAAGCAGCCGGCGGCAATGGCGATGGGCATCGGCATCGAAGCCGCCGAAGCGCAAAAACGCTTACAGGGTTTCATCCGGCGTGCCGGTTGGGCGGAAATTCCCGCTGTCCGAAACGGCCGTGTGTTCGGCATTTACCATACTGCTTCGCGTTCGCTTTCCGATTTGGCATCCGCCCAATTTATCGCCAAAGCGTTGTATCCCGAAGCCTTTGCCGATGTGAATCCGGAAGAGACCTACCGTGAATTCCACCGTAAATACCTGCCGGTCGAGCCGCAGGGTACTTTCTTTATCCGTTTGGGTTGCGACGGTTTGGAAGACTGCAACAAACAAGCGGCTGCCGACACTGTTGCGGCATCAGCCGAAACCGTCGCCGAACCGTCACTATGGCAACGTATTAAAAACTGGTTTGCCGCCCTCTTTGCTTAA